The nucleotide window TCTTGGTCAAACACTTGGCAAAGATCCATGACAATGGATTCGTGTACCTTCTGCCACAAATGGGCACGGAAAATTTGGATCAATGAGATCTTCAATGTTGGGATTTTACCATGCATAAATATTCCTGTCAAGTCCAATTGCACCTAGTAGAATCAGtaacaaaattaattaatactatttgaaaatgaaaaggTTCTGGCATTTAATGGCGAAAACTACTTTACCTGGAAACCAACGTATACGTTAGCTCTGTTAATAGTTGGAGACCACCATAACGTAAATCGCCGATTCGGAATTTGGTTCAAACCAGACCTTTGCGCGTTGGTTAATTTTTTGTATTTCATAGATTCTTCGAAACCAGACGCTTTTTCCCtggaaaagaaaaacaaaaacgaTGAATTAACTATACTGATTCTTGTCTCCGTATTTGTCAAACTGATGATGATCAGATGATGATAGTAACCAGAAGCCTTACCAGAAAAGACCCTCCCATGTTGGAAAATACGTTCCTTTGAAAAGCGTATGCTCCAAGATACCCTCTACACCACCGAGTGCTTGAATCATATCTGTTCTATAATTGTTTAAATTCCAGAGTTTACCGTCGTGACGTTGATGAGTCCACCAAAACGGATTTTGCTTTAGAACCTACATAACATGTAACATAACCAGGTAAAATTTTAAGTTCAAAAACTTTATTGTCACCGTCCAGAAGTAATGTAATATACCTGATACTGCTTGAATTCGGTACGTATTCTCCAGCCTTTGTCGTAAGCAAGAGTGTGCCTGTCTTTCTGGAACAGCGTATTTATTCTAGGAATACCACGGTCCCAACTATCCTCGAGATCTTCCAAAGTAAGTCTGCGATTTTGAGCGTTTGCTTCTTGACGTTTCAACGCGTATTCTGCCCATACTCTTTGCGAATCAATGAACTCTGATTCCCATGGTTGAATGTATCGGTATAAATTCGGAATCAGCTGATCCTCGTCGTGGCTCATGCCGGAACGGAAATGTGTGATACCGACATCGGTTTGTTTTGACCATCTCAAGTCAGACTGTACAGAAGATAGTATTCAATGTTATATAGAATAGTACAAGAACAGTGCCGTTTGGAAAGTACAACCAATTAAAGTACCTGAGGTATCAGAACATGTCCCATGGAAAGCATTCCCAGTCCACCCAGCTCTTTGGGCGTGTAAAACACTACCGGCGGAAATCGCGAAGGCATTTTCGAGTTCAATCCAATTTTGATACGCGTCTGAATCTTGTTCTCGCATTTGACCAACAAATCCAACAATTCCTGCGTGTTCACCACAGCTTCACGGAAATAAGTCATCAGCCCGATCAAAGCAGTATTCCACTTGTTCACAATTTTGGTGAATGTCGTGGACCCAGAGGCCATGAGAATTTGCCGAACCCTATTATGGAACCGTTGCAAACTTTCATCATCGACTCTCAGAAAACATTGAGCCGTTCTTTCCTTTGTTATTTCATTTTGCAGATTCCACACACCGTCTCTGTGTGTGAATTCTTCGTGCGTGGTTCTGCATTTTGGTAATATTCTGCACTCGAACCCACTCATGTTGAACAGTAAATTCGGATTATCTTTGCTGTACACGCTAACGAAACTATTCTCCCACTGAATCGTGGTCGTAGAACGAGGTAAACGATTTTTAATATCCCAAAACACAGCACGGCCCCTGCAAACATTGAATATTAGTGTAGGAAACAGTATGTTTTATAACTATTCCATTTACTGCTAAACAGTGACGCGCACAAAGTACAATACAAGGAGACAGTAAAGGATACAATAATccttgtaataaaaaataattcttgcTTGTCTCTACTTACAAGTTAACGTCGTGTTTCATGAGTCGCATTCGCGCATCTCGAGGCcaacattttttattattgtagcCAACAATATTCTCATTGTTAGGATCTGGATGTTCCGTTAAATATCTCTGAATCAAATCTCTTGCTTCATCGGCGGAGAACCTAGAAGAAATGAAGCGATCCATATATAAACGCACTCAAGAGAAAGACTCGTTATTTTAAAAGGACCAAAGATCCCACCTTAAAAACAAGTGAATCCTGTCCACGTATCTACAATATAATCTAATCGGATGCGCAGTTTCGGACGCAACGTCTTGAAAAGTTAAGAAGTCGTTCGGCATTTGTGGAGGGCCAGCCATTTCGCTAGCTCTCTGCAATCCGAGAACGAGCAGATCCAATACGAGACCGTAATATTGTGCTATGAACGATGCAAACTGCAGCCCTCTGATTATTCCATAACTGTTTGTGTGATTCATATCCTGTAAACGAAAAACAAATAAACATTCGTGCATTTATTTCTTCCTGTTATTGCTATTACTACTGGTCGAGTTGTAGTTTTGTATTCTTTGAAAATACCTTGTAATTGATAACAACGTTATTCTTTGCAGTCATATAATCGGCTATATTGTGATCGACGATCAATCTAAGCAATCTGTTCAACAAGGTCAAGTCAATTTTCTCATACAATTTCTCAAATTTCGATTCCAGTAAAACGTTACATTCTCCTTCGCTAACGTCCCAGACATCTTGCAAATTATTGATACCCTGACACCATTTGTAGACTAGCAACGGAGGTGGTTCTGTATCCGAAGGTTTTACCCATGGCGGGAACAATCTTCGCTTGTCCGCTTCGTACCATAGATATTGATCCAAGTAAGCGTCTGTAATTTTTTCAAGCGGCTCCACGTCATAAACTGGAATTAGATGGCTGTAAAGATCCATAAATTCGATTCCCACctataaaagaaaaatagacaAGACTCGAAAAGGTTATATTAAACAGATCAAGATTCTAAGTGCAAGCATAGTTTTTCAGTTTACCTCTTTGAACGCCCTTTGTGTTAAAAGATGACGCTTGATTCTAGACAGTGCCTCGTGTGGATTATCATAGGCTTGTTCAATTAGACCAAGCTCTTCGCGTTGGCTTTGATTCAATCTTGATTTTACGCTGTACGCTTCTTTCAAACGTTCCAAAGCTAATATCAACAGTTTAGTGTCGTGTTTATAAGACAATGGTGGGAAAGGTATAGGAGCGAATCTTCTAGATTCTAACCAGTGCACAGTTGTAGTATAGATAGCTACCGCCTCTTCCGGAGATATGTATGGACCGTCCTGTGAACacatttaaattttctaattccTTCCACATTTATGAATCCTCGAATGTTTTATATGTAGTATACTGtaccttcaaataattatgTTGCCGTTCCTGTTCCgctttcaaatacaagcgagtTAAACGACCAAGGTTCTTCTTGCAAACAGTCTTGTCGACGGTCGCACCACGTCTAATACGTTCACGATTATAATGTGCCGTATTGGTCCACCAGTCAGCCTTCATCTTCACGTAACGAAGAATCATATTTTCTATAGGGATCGGCAGTCCAGGAACCTGTTAAGATTGATTCAAAATAAGACATTGTTGCGAAGTGCTATAGCTTGgcattatacatatacacaaTGATGTGATTTAATCTAATAAAGACGAACCTTCCAAGGAATATTAGCTTTCCAGCATCTCCAGGCTTCACTAAGATGCTGAAGTATCGTTCGGGCTTTATTTTGCTTTATCCCCTCCGGCATCATGTCTACGATATCGTGCATCACTGATGCTCGTAATTCAAGATCAAAATGCGATTCCACACGCTGCTTGGTTACAGTTTTCGCGACACCTTTAGAGTGTCGTCCTTCGAACTGTCTGGATAAGAGATTGCCTAACCATCTCTCCAACAGAGGAGTTATTCCCCTCATGAAAAAGAGCCATACTCTCCAGCCAGGCGCCCAGAATCCACAACCAGGTCCTTTGCCGACAGGCCCCTGTTACCAATTATATCCAAAATCAACAAACTCGGTATTTAGTTGAAAGCTAAGCGGTAAACATTCTTTTAAATACTCACCGTATTGAAACGATaataaatcaaatgcttcaaaTCTTTACACATTCTGATTTGTCTCATCAGTTTGTATTTGTACCTGTACATTCCAGTTAATTGACCCACGTGTGCGAAGATATACTGTAAACCGTCAGCAAGTTGAAACGCGTCGACGTTGTTTAGACGATATTGCACGTGGGAGTCGATAATCAATTTCGTTAGACGTAGAATTTCACGACACAAATGGAAAGCTGTAAAACGAAGTACGCTATGAAATTATACCGAACTTACAAATGAAAGTACCAATACCCAGAAACGACACTCACCGTTTCCGAATCTGGATTTCTTCCTCTCTTTAGTGGTCAAGGTTTTTACAGGCTTCAAATTGAAATTGTAATCCAAATGGAGGTAATTCAAGTTCTTTCTGTGAATCAATAGATTCAACATATTGTATCCCTGCCTACATACTTGTAAACCAGCTTCGACCCAATCTATCGTAGTAGTTTGGAAGAACTTTGTCGATTTAAACGATCGGAACAAGTAACGTTTCTTTTGTGGTTTTGGAGGTCTGTGCTTCAAAGCATTCAAAACGAAATATTTTAGCAATTTTTGATAGCTGACACGAACTTTAACGGGCTGTCCAGGAGGACAGTGTTCTCTGTACCAAGACTTCACCAAAGGAATGTCGATGGCTCTTCTGGTTCTACCAGACCGTGTGTTAAACGGTCTTGGTGCCCACAGTAAAGCAATACCATTCGCAGTATTATCAGTATATAGTGGAGTCTCTTGTAAGAACGGCTGCACTTCTTCAGGGAGCACAAAATCTTCGTCATCTTCGATTTGTGGTTCGACGGTCTGAAAAATGATGAGACagcaattaatttttttataaaagtaaATTATCGTTGCTGTATTGTGCAACAATATGTCTATAAATTTTACCTTCAAGGAGTTTCTATGCGAAATAGGGTTGATTAATGgatcaaaataaaatgcagGTAAATCAGGATCCTCGGTTTT belongs to Megalopta genalis isolate 19385.01 chromosome 1, iyMegGena1_principal, whole genome shotgun sequence and includes:
- the Prp8 gene encoding pre-mRNA processing factor 8, yielding MSIPPYLLGPNPWATMMAQQQAHAQLAAAQAHAQAAAHAQAAHHAHMQAIAGPPLPQIPKQPEVLSEDKLQEKAQKWQQLQSKRFAEKRKFGFVDAQKEDMPPEHIRKIIRDHGDMSSRKYRHDKRVYLGALKYMPHAVMKLLENMPMPWEQIRDVKVLYHITGAITFVNEIPWVIEPVYIAQWGTMWIMMRREKRDRRHFKRMRFPPFDDEEPPLDYADNVLDVEPLEAIQIELDSEEDESVAAWFYEHKPLVGTKHVNGSTYRRWNLTLPQMATLYRLANQLLTDLVDQNFFYLFDPKSFFTAKALNMAIPGGPKFEPLVKDSNAADEDWNEFNDINKIIIRQPIRTEYRIAFPYLYNNMPHFVHLSWYHAPNVVYIKTEDPDLPAFYFDPLINPISHRNSLKTVEPQIEDDEDFVLPEEVQPFLQETPLYTDNTANGIALLWAPRPFNTRSGRTRRAIDIPLVKSWYREHCPPGQPVKVRVSYQKLLKYFVLNALKHRPPKPQKKRYLFRSFKSTKFFQTTTIDWVEAGLQVCRQGYNMLNLLIHRKNLNYLHLDYNFNLKPVKTLTTKERKKSRFGNAFHLCREILRLTKLIIDSHVQYRLNNVDAFQLADGLQYIFAHVGQLTGMYRYKYKLMRQIRMCKDLKHLIYYRFNTGPVGKGPGCGFWAPGWRVWLFFMRGITPLLERWLGNLLSRQFEGRHSKGVAKTVTKQRVESHFDLELRASVMHDIVDMMPEGIKQNKARTILQHLSEAWRCWKANIPWKVPGLPIPIENMILRYVKMKADWWTNTAHYNRERIRRGATVDKTVCKKNLGRLTRLYLKAEQERQHNYLKDGPYISPEEAVAIYTTTVHWLESRRFAPIPFPPLSYKHDTKLLILALERLKEAYSVKSRLNQSQREELGLIEQAYDNPHEALSRIKRHLLTQRAFKEVGIEFMDLYSHLIPVYDVEPLEKITDAYLDQYLWYEADKRRLFPPWVKPSDTEPPPLLVYKWCQGINNLQDVWDVSEGECNVLLESKFEKLYEKIDLTLLNRLLRLIVDHNIADYMTAKNNVVINYKDMNHTNSYGIIRGLQFASFIAQYYGLVLDLLVLGLQRASEMAGPPQMPNDFLTFQDVASETAHPIRLYCRYVDRIHLFLRFSADEARDLIQRYLTEHPDPNNENIVGYNNKKCWPRDARMRLMKHDVNLGRAVFWDIKNRLPRSTTTIQWENSFVSVYSKDNPNLLFNMSGFECRILPKCRTTHEEFTHRDGVWNLQNEITKERTAQCFLRVDDESLQRFHNRVRQILMASGSTTFTKIVNKWNTALIGLMTYFREAVVNTQELLDLLVKCENKIQTRIKIGLNSKMPSRFPPVVFYTPKELGGLGMLSMGHVLIPQSDLRWSKQTDVGITHFRSGMSHDEDQLIPNLYRYIQPWESEFIDSQRVWAEYALKRQEANAQNRRLTLEDLEDSWDRGIPRINTLFQKDRHTLAYDKGWRIRTEFKQYQVLKQNPFWWTHQRHDGKLWNLNNYRTDMIQALGGVEGILEHTLFKGTYFPTWEGLFWEKASGFEESMKYKKLTNAQRSGLNQIPNRRFTLWWSPTINRANVYVGFQVQLDLTGIFMHGKIPTLKISLIQIFRAHLWQKVHESIVMDLCQVFDQELDALEIETVQKETIHPRKSYKMNSSCADILLFSAYKWNVSRPSLLADSKDLMDNTTTQKYWIDVQLRWGDYDSHDIERYARAKFLDYTTDNMSIYPSPTGLLIAIDLAYNLHSAYGNWFPGCKPLIQQAMAKIMKANPALYVLRERIRKALQLYSSEPTEPYLSSQNYGELFSNQIIWFVDDTNVYRVTIHKTFEGNLTTKPINGAIFIFNPRTGQLFLKIIHTSVWAGQKRLGQLAKWKTAEEVAALIRSLPVEEQPKQIIVTRKGMLDPLEVHLLDFPNIVIKGSELQLPFQACLKVEKFGDLILKATEPQMVLFNLYDDWLKTISSYTAFSRLILILRALHVNTERTKVVLKPDKTTITEPHHIWPSLTDDEWIKVEVQLKDLILADYGKKNNVNVASLTQSEIRDIILGMEISAPSAQRQQIAEIEKQTKEQSQLTATTTRTVNKHGDEIITATTSNYETQTFSSKTEWRVRAISATNLHLRTNHIYVSSDDIKETGYTYILPKNVLKKFVTISDLRAQIAGYLYGISPPDNPQVKEIRCIVMAPQWGTHQTVHLPNTLPNHQYLKEMEPLGWIHTQPNELPQLSPQDISTHARIMAENPIWDGEKTIVITCSFTPGSCSLTAYKLTPSGFEWGKQNTDKGNNPKGYLPSHYEKVQMLLSDRFLGFFMVPSQGSWNYNFMGVRHDPNMKYELQLANPKEFYHEIHRPAHFLNFSSLEDGEGVGADREDVFA